In a genomic window of Pelotomaculum thermopropionicum SI:
- a CDS encoding 5-formyltetrahydrofolate cyclo-ligase: MKNGRDFPGDAEVLRTELRKKMLKARAALAPAGAAEKSARIVKRLVAMDEYRQARTIMSYVDFRGEVQTGDLIVRAMADGKRVAVPVTDMAGRQLKPSLLVDFPGDLEPNAWGIMEPKPRCLRFVDPAGLDLVVVPGLAFDLKGYRLGYGSGFYDRFLPLTGKGTVFVGLAYELQLQIDVYHRRHDVPVHYILTEERLIDCRD; this comes from the coding sequence ATGAAAAACGGGCGGGATTTTCCCGGAGATGCGGAGGTTTTAAGAACTGAGCTGAGAAAAAAGATGCTGAAGGCTAGGGCTGCCCTTGCTCCCGCCGGGGCGGCCGAAAAAAGCGCCAGAATTGTGAAAAGGCTGGTGGCCATGGATGAGTACCGGCAGGCCCGGACCATTATGTCTTACGTTGATTTCCGCGGCGAGGTGCAAACGGGGGATTTAATTGTGAGGGCCATGGCGGACGGCAAAAGGGTGGCCGTTCCTGTTACCGATATGGCCGGCAGGCAGCTCAAGCCTTCCCTGCTGGTGGATTTCCCCGGCGATCTGGAGCCAAACGCCTGGGGAATTATGGAGCCGAAGCCCCGGTGCTTGCGGTTTGTTGATCCTGCCGGGCTGGACCTGGTTGTCGTGCCGGGCTTGGCCTTCGACCTGAAAGGCTACCGCCTGGGGTACGGCAGCGGGTTTTACGACCGTTTCCTGCCGCTTACCGGGAAGGGCACCGTTTTTGTCGGACTGGCATATGAATTGCAACTGCAGATCGATGTCTATCACCGCCGGCACGATGTTCCGGTTCACTACATCCTGACGGAGGAGCGTTTGATCGACTGCCGGGATTAA
- the NuoE gene encoding NADH:ubiquinone oxidoreductase 24 kD subunit: protein MAACKCNGNAGLTKEEALQKLLDQYRDYKGGLIPVLQEAQNIYGYLPKEVLQQISKELNVPFSKVFGVATFYAQFHLKPRGRNIIRVCLGTACHVRGGAKIYEAVRDHLGISHGETTDDLRYTIENVACIGACGLSPCMMVNNDTHGRLVPSRVPAILDQYE from the coding sequence TTGGCAGCCTGTAAGTGCAACGGCAATGCCGGGCTTACCAAAGAGGAGGCATTGCAGAAACTGCTTGATCAATACCGCGACTACAAAGGAGGCCTTATTCCGGTCCTGCAGGAGGCGCAAAACATCTACGGCTATCTGCCGAAAGAGGTGCTCCAGCAAATTTCGAAGGAGCTAAACGTGCCCTTCAGCAAGGTGTTCGGGGTGGCCACCTTTTACGCCCAGTTCCACCTTAAACCGCGCGGGCGCAATATTATCCGCGTTTGCCTGGGTACCGCCTGTCACGTCAGGGGCGGCGCGAAGATTTACGAGGCCGTCAGGGATCACCTGGGCATAAGCCACGGTGAAACCACCGATGACCTCCGCTACACCATTGAGAATGTGGCCTGCATCGGGGCCTGCGGCCTGTCGCCCTGCATGATGGTGAACAACGACACCCACGGCAGGCTGGTGCCCTCGAGGGTTCCGGCAATTCTGGATCAATATGAGTAA
- a CDS encoding hypothetical protein (containing partial NrdG (COG0602), organic radical activating enzymes), which yields MGEFNGGNNGISEESIILSTAARDNILPLTSSCNVRCLFCSHRQNPPGVKVYRMAPRSLAEVGQTIAFLDPERPVIIGESATRIIEGEPFTHPAVDEVLRLVRAALPRTAVQITTNGSLLDERRAWLLGDLGNAAVCLSLNSASELGRALLMGDANPGAAIKSPVLLKKYGVPFHGSVVAMPHLVGWDDLKKTVSYLCECGAQTVRVFLPGYTALAPPALRFGQPLWEQLGEFVLRLREETEIPVTCEPPLIAGLEPEVAGVIAASPAAGAGIRRGDVIEAVNGVPAMTRVHAFKMVLEAGSPEITANRGGERLIFKLWKEPGQRSGLVMEYDLDPRLIEEMGRAARQHGAAKVLVFTSELAVSAIKAGLQRFWKENAEVEAVAVKNSFFGGSIKAAGLLTLFDFEAGMEKYLAAKPGERPCLVLLPGLAFDERGRDLTGRSFLELNEKFDTAFETLC from the coding sequence GTGGGTGAATTTAACGGGGGAAATAACGGTATAAGCGAGGAAAGCATTATTCTGTCCACAGCCGCCAGGGACAACATCCTGCCCCTTACCTCATCCTGCAACGTTCGCTGTTTGTTCTGCTCCCACCGCCAGAACCCGCCCGGGGTGAAGGTTTACCGGATGGCGCCCCGCAGCCTGGCGGAAGTCGGGCAAACCATAGCTTTTCTCGATCCAGAAAGGCCGGTGATAATCGGCGAGTCGGCCACCAGGATAATAGAAGGAGAGCCTTTTACCCATCCTGCCGTAGATGAGGTTCTTCGCCTGGTGAGAGCTGCTTTGCCCCGCACGGCCGTCCAAATTACCACCAACGGCAGCCTGCTGGATGAGAGGAGGGCCTGGCTGCTGGGCGATTTGGGCAACGCGGCGGTATGCCTGTCCCTGAACAGCGCCAGCGAACTCGGGCGGGCCCTCCTGATGGGCGATGCAAACCCCGGCGCCGCCATAAAAAGCCCGGTCCTGTTGAAAAAATACGGTGTTCCTTTTCACGGCAGCGTTGTTGCCATGCCCCACCTGGTGGGGTGGGATGATTTGAAGAAAACGGTGAGTTACCTCTGTGAGTGCGGGGCGCAGACCGTGCGGGTATTTCTGCCCGGCTACACCGCCCTTGCCCCCCCGGCCCTGCGTTTCGGGCAGCCTTTATGGGAGCAGCTGGGGGAATTTGTTTTGCGCCTGCGGGAGGAAACAGAAATTCCGGTTACCTGCGAGCCGCCTTTGATTGCCGGCCTTGAGCCGGAGGTGGCGGGAGTGATTGCCGCTTCCCCGGCAGCCGGCGCCGGAATCCGCCGCGGGGACGTTATTGAGGCCGTTAACGGGGTGCCGGCCATGACCAGGGTTCATGCTTTTAAAATGGTCTTGGAGGCCGGCTCGCCTGAAATAACGGCAAACAGGGGAGGAGAAAGGCTAATTTTTAAACTCTGGAAAGAGCCCGGCCAGAGATCCGGCCTGGTTATGGAGTACGATCTGGATCCCCGCCTGATTGAAGAGATGGGCAGGGCGGCGCGCCAGCACGGGGCGGCAAAGGTGCTGGTGTTTACCTCGGAACTGGCGGTTTCCGCCATAAAGGCCGGGTTGCAGCGCTTTTGGAAGGAAAATGCGGAAGTTGAGGCCGTAGCGGTAAAAAACTCTTTTTTCGGCGGTTCCATAAAGGCTGCCGGGCTGCTCACGCTGTTCGATTTTGAGGCAGGCATGGAAAAATACCTTGCCGCGAAGCCGGGAGAAAGGCCCTGCCTGGTTTTGCTGCCAGGCCTGGCCTTCGATGAGCGGGGAAGGGACCTCACCGGACGTTCCTTTTTGGAACTAAATGAAAAGTTTGATACAGCGTTTGAAACATTGTGTTAG
- the FocA gene encoding formate/nitrite family of transporters translates to MANAPAVTIGLASNVGKYKMSLPVGQLLLRGFMSGVYIAVGAGLCTVCGTAAAQYLGAGIGKLIGGAVFPVGLIATVLTGMELFTGDAMLGPLAAFFGKTSWGSVLRNWFFVYIGNLIGSLAYAYLMVMGPFTQGNFATAEPNAFALNAVSIAVGKTLAYKSVGGIGLWSCFLNGIGCNFLVNLAILLGITAKDFIGKFFGIWFPIMTFVATGFEHCVANMYFLPAGLWVYQSFPGIATKMVDGKPWNPLLSKFGGLTWGDVWFWNIIPATLGNIVGGMIFIGLVYYLCYRNELPEEYRAGHQASPGATVGK, encoded by the coding sequence ATGGCTAACGCTCCAGCCGTAACAATAGGTTTGGCATCAAACGTCGGTAAATATAAAATGAGTTTACCGGTTGGACAGCTTCTCTTGCGCGGTTTTATGTCCGGTGTTTACATTGCCGTCGGCGCCGGCCTGTGCACCGTCTGCGGCACGGCGGCGGCGCAGTACCTCGGCGCCGGCATAGGCAAGCTGATCGGCGGCGCCGTGTTCCCCGTAGGCCTCATTGCAACCGTTCTGACCGGTATGGAGCTGTTTACCGGGGATGCAATGCTGGGCCCTCTGGCGGCCTTCTTCGGCAAGACCAGTTGGGGCAGCGTGTTGCGTAACTGGTTTTTTGTTTATATCGGCAACCTGATCGGCTCGCTGGCTTACGCCTACCTGATGGTTATGGGCCCCTTCACCCAGGGTAACTTCGCCACCGCGGAGCCAAACGCCTTTGCCCTGAACGCAGTATCCATTGCGGTGGGTAAAACGCTGGCCTACAAGTCGGTGGGAGGCATAGGACTGTGGTCCTGCTTCCTGAACGGCATAGGCTGTAACTTCCTGGTTAACCTGGCCATCCTGCTGGGCATTACGGCCAAAGACTTTATCGGCAAGTTTTTCGGTATCTGGTTCCCGATCATGACCTTCGTTGCGACCGGCTTCGAACACTGCGTTGCCAATATGTACTTCCTGCCGGCAGGCCTCTGGGTATATCAGAGCTTCCCCGGCATTGCCACCAAAATGGTCGACGGCAAGCCCTGGAACCCCCTGCTGAGCAAATTCGGCGGGCTGACCTGGGGCGACGTCTGGTTCTGGAACATCATCCCGGCAACTTTAGGGAATATCGTCGGCGGCATGATCTTCATCGGGCTTGTTTATTACCTGTGCTACAGAAATGAGCTTCCGGAGGAGTACCGGGCCGGCCATCAAGCCTCCCCTGGCGCCACAGTAGGCAAGTAG
- the XerD gene encoding site-specific recombinase — protein MRVETIRTSDGKIRYMLVDSDSEPVLPVMRFIKFKDNSGAARNSLRSYCQHLKLFFEFIEQEGLDYRKISIDDMAAFMRWLQNPYGNLKVIPVTPVTSPRGPATVNTVISTVLNFYDYLMRHEDYSVQLSERLKKTIPGSRRGFKDFLYHVNKDKEYPAKILKVKVRRSRPKTISKEQVGKLIDACSNLRNKFLIQLLWESSIRIGEALALWLEDFEPDGQKIHIRDRGELPNLAEIKTICSPRTVDVSPDLINLFFDYVAEFHTDEVDTNHVFIKLSGENRYQPMEYQDVASLFRRLKAKTGIGVSPHILRHSSLTELRRAGWKPEHLRKRAGHAHVQTTTQIYLHPSDEDMRKDWEKAEEKMRLKRQQKEGSEQ, from the coding sequence ATGAGGGTGGAAACGATTAGAACTTCCGATGGAAAAATCCGATATATGCTGGTTGACTCAGACAGTGAACCCGTCCTTCCCGTCATGCGGTTCATCAAGTTCAAGGATAACAGCGGAGCCGCACGGAACAGCCTCCGTTCCTACTGCCAGCACCTGAAACTTTTTTTCGAGTTCATTGAGCAGGAGGGGCTGGATTATCGTAAAATCAGCATCGACGACATGGCTGCTTTCATGCGCTGGCTTCAGAACCCCTACGGGAACCTGAAAGTAATCCCAGTGACGCCCGTAACGTCCCCCCGCGGACCGGCCACCGTGAACACCGTCATCTCCACGGTCCTCAATTTCTACGACTACCTCATGCGCCATGAGGACTATAGCGTCCAGCTCTCCGAAAGGCTTAAAAAGACCATCCCCGGGAGCAGGAGGGGCTTTAAAGACTTTCTCTACCACGTCAACAAGGACAAGGAGTACCCGGCCAAGATTTTAAAGGTCAAGGTCCGCCGTTCCCGGCCCAAGACCATTTCTAAAGAGCAGGTGGGCAAGTTGATTGACGCCTGCTCAAACTTAAGGAATAAGTTTTTAATCCAGCTTTTATGGGAAAGCTCCATTCGTATCGGCGAGGCCCTGGCCCTGTGGCTGGAGGACTTTGAGCCCGACGGGCAAAAGATCCACATCCGGGACAGGGGGGAACTTCCCAACCTCGCCGAAATTAAAACTATCTGCAGCCCCCGGACGGTGGACGTTTCCCCGGATTTAATCAACCTGTTTTTCGACTATGTGGCTGAATTCCACACGGACGAAGTGGACACAAACCACGTTTTTATTAAACTGTCCGGTGAAAATAGGTATCAACCCATGGAATACCAGGACGTCGCCTCTCTTTTCCGCAGGCTGAAGGCCAAAACGGGAATTGGCGTCAGCCCCCACATCCTCCGGCACAGCTCCTTAACCGAACTGCGCCGGGCCGGCTGGAAGCCGGAACACTTGCGAAAACGGGCCGGACATGCCCATGTCCAGACCACCACGCAAATTTACTTGCACCCGAGCGATGAAGACATGCGCAAGGACTGGGAGAAGGCAGAGGAAAAAATGCGCCTTAAACGGCAGCAAAAGGAGGGCTCTGAACAGTGA
- a CDS encoding ACT domain-containing protein, translated as MKVKQISIFLENKSGRLAQVTGVLGENGINIRALSIADTTDFGILRLIVNDPGKAYRVLKEAGFTVSATDVIAVEVPDEPGGLAKVLKSLDRAAINIEYLYAFVQKSSSAALVVFRVEQLDEAIKVLQESGTRLLSGDEVYAL; from the coding sequence GTGAAGGTAAAACAGATCTCCATCTTTCTCGAGAACAAGTCGGGCCGCCTGGCCCAGGTGACCGGAGTGCTGGGGGAGAACGGCATTAACATCCGGGCGCTGTCCATTGCCGACACCACCGATTTCGGCATATTAAGGCTGATTGTGAACGACCCCGGTAAGGCCTACCGGGTACTGAAAGAGGCCGGTTTTACCGTCAGCGCTACCGACGTTATAGCGGTGGAAGTGCCCGACGAACCGGGCGGCCTGGCCAAAGTGCTGAAGTCGCTGGACCGGGCGGCAATCAATATAGAGTACCTTTATGCTTTTGTGCAAAAATCTTCCAGCGCCGCCCTGGTTGTTTTCAGGGTGGAGCAACTGGATGAGGCAATCAAGGTGCTGCAGGAAAGCGGCACCAGGCTGCTGAGCGGGGATGAGGTTTACGCCCTGTAG
- a CDS encoding hypothetical membrane protein, translated as MRMSIPAYVSLGLAVAMVGLAYAAHPQSGFLLAALPAILVLVGVPLILNEMNRRHMDKIDVRDFKLYRVKDLAGLPVGEPVRLRGQVKAVSLKWLNRPHFQVSDGSGTIGVFMVWAPREDIKPGDSVEAVGSLRLGLSKKKLVWGIKMQRLNSSQGTKR; from the coding sequence GTGCGGATGTCCATACCGGCATACGTCAGCCTGGGTCTGGCAGTTGCCATGGTGGGCCTGGCTTATGCTGCCCATCCCCAGTCGGGCTTTTTGCTGGCAGCCCTGCCGGCGATTCTGGTTCTGGTTGGGGTGCCGCTGATTTTGAACGAAATGAACAGGCGGCACATGGACAAGATTGATGTCCGCGATTTCAAACTTTACCGGGTTAAAGACCTGGCCGGACTTCCGGTGGGGGAACCGGTCCGCCTGCGCGGCCAGGTCAAGGCAGTGTCGTTAAAATGGTTGAACCGGCCTCATTTTCAGGTTAGCGACGGGAGCGGCACGATTGGCGTATTCATGGTGTGGGCTCCGCGTGAGGATATCAAACCGGGCGACAGCGTGGAAGCCGTGGGTTCCCTGCGGCTCGGCCTGTCGAAGAAGAAACTTGTATGGGGTATAAAGATGCAGAGACTGAACAGTTCCCAGGGAACGAAACGATAA
- the NuoF gene encoding NADH:ubiquinone oxidoreductase, NADH-binding 51 kD subunit produces MKSLSELRTLYQEQYRQKLNRPRIVVGLGTCGIAAGGEKVMAAIKEQVAARGLDVDVDFTSCIGMCYREPLVEISLPGRPSVIYGDIFPDKVERLIESHLIKGEPVFEWAAMQITEGAEPYDGLVTMEKSPYYEKQVRSVTSRLGRTNPESIEDYIATGGYEGIEKALKMDRQAIIDEVKKSGLRGRGGGGFPTGNKWQFVYNAPGDKKYAVCNADEGDPGAFMDRSVLEGDPHAVLEGMMIAGYAIGADEGYIYCRAEYPLAIRRLNLAIAQAEQLGLLGDNILDSGFSFRIKIKAGAGAFVCGEETALLNSIEGKRGMPRVRPPFPAHKGLWEKPTVLNNVETYANVPFIIRKGGDWYAAMGTEKSKGSKVFCLTGKVNNTGLLEVPMGITLRDVIFSIGGGIQGGKKFKAVQSGGPSGGCLPEEKLDLPVDYESLTAAGAIMGSGGLVVMDETTCMVDVARFFLNFTQAESCGKCTPCREGTKRMLELLGKICDGRGELEDIDTLERLARVIKNSALCGLGQTCPNPILTTLRYFRHEYEAHIVDKRCPAGVCSALLVYVIDQEKCTGCGACARACPAGAIAGEKKQPHVIDVEKCIKCGSCIQKCKFEAIYKA; encoded by the coding sequence ATGAAAAGTTTAAGTGAACTGCGCACATTGTACCAGGAGCAGTACAGGCAGAAACTCAACAGGCCCAGGATTGTAGTCGGTCTGGGCACCTGCGGCATTGCTGCCGGGGGGGAAAAAGTCATGGCGGCCATTAAGGAGCAGGTTGCCGCCCGCGGCCTGGATGTGGACGTTGACTTCACCAGCTGTATCGGCATGTGTTACCGGGAGCCGCTTGTGGAGATTTCCCTGCCCGGCAGGCCGTCCGTTATATACGGCGATATTTTCCCCGACAAGGTCGAAAGGCTGATAGAGAGCCATTTAATTAAAGGCGAGCCGGTATTTGAATGGGCGGCCATGCAGATCACCGAAGGGGCCGAACCTTACGACGGCCTGGTTACCATGGAAAAATCGCCGTATTACGAAAAGCAGGTGCGTTCGGTAACTTCGCGCCTTGGCCGGACAAACCCTGAGAGCATCGAGGACTACATTGCCACCGGCGGCTATGAAGGCATTGAAAAGGCCCTGAAGATGGACCGTCAGGCAATTATCGACGAGGTTAAAAAGTCCGGCCTGCGGGGACGGGGCGGCGGCGGCTTCCCCACCGGCAACAAGTGGCAGTTCGTTTACAATGCCCCCGGCGATAAGAAGTATGCCGTGTGCAACGCGGACGAGGGCGACCCGGGCGCGTTCATGGACCGCAGCGTTCTGGAGGGCGACCCCCATGCCGTTCTGGAAGGCATGATGATAGCCGGCTACGCCATTGGCGCCGATGAGGGTTACATCTACTGCCGGGCCGAGTATCCCCTGGCCATCCGCCGCCTGAACCTGGCCATTGCCCAGGCCGAGCAGCTTGGCCTTTTGGGGGACAACATCCTGGACTCCGGCTTCAGCTTCCGGATCAAGATCAAGGCCGGCGCCGGCGCCTTCGTCTGCGGCGAGGAGACGGCCCTGCTCAATTCCATCGAGGGCAAGCGGGGCATGCCCCGGGTGCGGCCTCCCTTCCCCGCGCACAAGGGATTATGGGAAAAACCGACCGTTCTGAACAACGTGGAGACTTACGCCAACGTGCCGTTTATCATCCGCAAGGGCGGCGACTGGTACGCGGCCATGGGCACCGAAAAGAGCAAGGGCAGCAAGGTCTTCTGCCTGACCGGGAAGGTTAACAACACCGGCCTTCTGGAAGTGCCGATGGGGATTACCCTGCGGGACGTCATCTTTTCCATAGGGGGCGGCATTCAGGGCGGCAAGAAGTTTAAAGCCGTGCAGAGCGGCGGCCCTTCAGGCGGCTGCCTGCCCGAGGAGAAGCTCGACCTGCCCGTGGATTACGAATCTCTTACTGCAGCCGGGGCGATCATGGGTTCCGGCGGCCTGGTGGTCATGGACGAAACCACCTGCATGGTGGACGTGGCGAGGTTCTTCCTTAACTTCACCCAGGCCGAGTCGTGCGGCAAGTGCACCCCGTGCCGCGAGGGCACCAAGAGGATGCTCGAGCTTTTGGGCAAGATCTGCGACGGCAGGGGCGAGCTGGAGGACATCGATACGCTGGAGCGCCTGGCCAGGGTGATTAAGAATTCCGCCCTGTGCGGCCTGGGCCAGACCTGCCCGAACCCGATCCTGACCACCCTGCGCTACTTCCGGCATGAGTACGAGGCGCACATCGTGGACAAGCGCTGCCCGGCCGGAGTTTGCAGCGCCCTGCTGGTTTATGTTATCGATCAGGAGAAGTGCACCGGCTGCGGGGCCTGCGCCAGGGCCTGCCCGGCAGGGGCGATTGCCGGCGAAAAGAAACAGCCGCATGTCATTGATGTGGAAAAATGCATTAAGTGCGGCTCCTGCATCCAGAAATGCAAATTTGAAGCGATATACAAAGCATAA
- the QRI7 gene encoding metal-dependent proteases (with possible chaperone activity) — MSAVILALETSCDETSAAVVAGGRQVLSNIISSQVEVHRKFGGVVPEVASRKHLELLNQVVAEALGAAGLGFKDLDAVAVTYGPGLVGALLVGVSAAKAIAYGLDLPLVGVNHLEGHIYANFLVDPALDFPLLCLVVSGGHTDLVLVKGHGSFQVVGRTRDDAAGEAFDKAARTLGLGYPGGPLIDRLSRQGNPAAVNLPRAYLEEGSFDFSFSGLKSALINWLHRAGRLGGDVNKADLAASFQKAVVDVLVDKTLAAARENGVTTILLAGGVAANACLRAELARRAEEECRRVIIPPPVLCTDNAAMVACAAYYRFLRGAFAPLTLNAVPDLKLGEDRYEGSFVRKKTGPTS; from the coding sequence ATGAGCGCGGTTATCCTGGCCCTGGAGACTTCCTGCGATGAAACTTCGGCCGCCGTTGTGGCCGGCGGCAGGCAGGTTTTGTCCAACATAATATCTTCCCAGGTGGAAGTGCACCGCAAGTTCGGCGGGGTGGTGCCGGAAGTGGCTTCCCGCAAGCACCTGGAGCTGCTGAACCAGGTGGTGGCGGAGGCGCTCGGCGCGGCCGGCCTGGGTTTTAAGGATCTGGACGCGGTGGCCGTGACATACGGCCCCGGCCTGGTAGGAGCGCTTCTAGTCGGCGTTTCGGCGGCCAAGGCCATTGCCTACGGCCTGGACCTGCCCCTGGTGGGGGTGAACCACCTGGAAGGGCACATTTACGCCAACTTCCTGGTGGATCCCGCCCTTGACTTTCCCCTTCTCTGCCTGGTGGTTTCAGGCGGGCACACCGACCTGGTGCTTGTTAAAGGGCACGGGTCTTTTCAGGTGGTGGGCAGGACCAGGGATGACGCGGCCGGCGAGGCCTTTGACAAGGCCGCCCGCACCCTGGGCCTTGGTTACCCGGGCGGGCCGCTGATCGACCGCCTGTCCCGGCAAGGCAACCCGGCGGCCGTGAACCTGCCCCGGGCTTACCTGGAGGAGGGCAGTTTCGATTTCAGCTTCAGCGGGCTAAAATCGGCCCTGATCAACTGGCTGCACCGCGCCGGGCGGCTGGGCGGGGATGTAAACAAGGCCGATTTGGCGGCAAGCTTTCAGAAGGCCGTGGTGGACGTGCTGGTCGACAAAACTTTGGCCGCCGCCAGGGAAAACGGTGTTACCACCATTCTTCTGGCCGGCGGGGTGGCCGCCAATGCCTGCCTGCGGGCGGAACTGGCCAGAAGGGCGGAGGAGGAATGCCGCCGGGTGATCATTCCCCCGCCGGTGCTCTGCACGGACAACGCCGCCATGGTTGCCTGCGCGGCCTATTACAGGTTTTTGCGGGGGGCTTTCGCCCCGCTGACCCTTAACGCCGTTCCAGACCTGAAGCTGGGTGAGGACAGGTATGAGGGCAGCTTTGTCAGGAAAAAAACAGGACCTACGTCCTAA
- a CDS encoding hypothetical membrane protein (containing partial NuoG (COG1034), NADH dehydrogenase/NADH:ubiquinone oxidoreductase 75 kD subunit (chain G)) gives MANVTLTINGVQVTVPAGTSILDAAREAGFFIPTFCHDPASPNFGACRICVVEVKGARALVASCSAEATNGMVVETESPAVVEARKTIIELLLANHPADCLTCEKNGDCRLQDYAYYYDVKKPGFEGERHNYPVDDTNPYIIRDMNKCILCGRCVRTCEQVEDRQVIYFAYRGFKTKIAPAMDTGLGESDCVSCARCLAVCPVGALTYKSLAGKGRAYEIKKEPVTCTFCDAGCQFDLNVKNGRVIGVTAKAPGAGRPLCLKGRLGLELLYSEQPVKPVLKKDGKFVEVSWAEALGLEGVLEKLKEMEK, from the coding sequence TTGGCTAACGTTACCCTGACCATCAACGGCGTGCAGGTAACCGTCCCGGCCGGGACCTCTATTCTGGACGCTGCCAGGGAAGCCGGCTTTTTCATCCCCACCTTCTGCCACGATCCGGCCAGCCCGAACTTCGGTGCCTGCCGCATTTGCGTGGTGGAGGTGAAGGGGGCGCGCGCCCTGGTGGCATCGTGTTCGGCCGAAGCAACCAACGGCATGGTTGTGGAGACCGAGTCCCCGGCCGTAGTGGAGGCCCGGAAAACCATCATCGAGCTGCTTCTGGCCAACCACCCCGCCGACTGCCTTACCTGCGAGAAGAACGGCGACTGCCGCTTGCAGGACTACGCCTACTACTATGATGTGAAGAAACCGGGCTTTGAAGGGGAAAGACACAACTACCCGGTAGATGATACCAACCCTTACATTATCAGGGACATGAACAAGTGCATCCTGTGCGGCAGGTGCGTCCGCACCTGCGAGCAGGTTGAAGACCGCCAGGTCATTTACTTTGCCTACCGCGGCTTCAAGACCAAAATAGCCCCGGCCATGGACACCGGCCTGGGCGAATCGGACTGCGTTTCCTGCGCCCGCTGCCTGGCCGTCTGTCCGGTTGGCGCGCTCACATACAAGTCCCTGGCGGGCAAGGGCCGGGCCTACGAAATCAAGAAGGAGCCCGTCACGTGCACCTTCTGCGACGCCGGCTGCCAGTTCGATCTGAACGTTAAGAACGGCCGGGTTATCGGCGTAACGGCCAAAGCCCCCGGCGCCGGGCGCCCCCTCTGCCTCAAAGGAAGGCTGGGGCTGGAGCTGCTTTACAGCGAGCAGCCTGTTAAGCCGGTGCTCAAGAAAGACGGCAAATTTGTCGAAGTTTCCTGGGCGGAGGCCCTTGGCCTGGAAGGCGTGCTTGAAAAGTTAAAGGAAATGGAGAAATAA